GCATGCCCATcataggacccacacaggggagaaaccatatgaatgcacggagtgtggaaagagcttcagggaCATTGGACATTTGCATGCTCATCACAGGACCCACATGGGaaaaaccacataaatgcatggaatttgGAAAGTCCTTCAGCAAACGTGGACATTTACGTGCCCATCGTAAGACCCACACGAGaaaaaccacataaatgcatggaatgtggaaaggccTTCAACAGAAGTTGCTCATATAATAAATATCTAAGGACTCACATGGGTGAGACTATGtgaatgcatagaatgtggaatgAAATTTAGTGGAAATATTTGTTCACTTCCTAGTTCATTACGGCTTGTGCTTTTTCCAGCACCAGGAATGGTGAAGGTCTGTGGCGGAGTGTTGAAATCCTTCAAATATCCTTACTAATGGCAAACCAATTTCTTCTATTCCTTGTTTTAGGCAAATGTTCCTCCAGTGTCTCTTTAGAGTTCTTGATATTTTTTCCCCTATGTATATCTTTTTGGATTTactttaatcataataataattcaatatttatattccgcacttctccccgaggggactcaaagcagatcaTAGCATTTACAGCAGATTACGAGGCTGGACACTGAATTAATTAGCTTGAAGGAGCGACCCTAGAAGATTCCCCTAATTCCTTTTCTTTAAGATCGAACTTAAAGACCctataagacagtggttctcaaacttcctaatgccgcgaccccttagtacagttcttcatgttgtggtgacccccaaccataacattttcattgctacttcgcaactgtaattttgctactgttatgaatcgtaatgtaaatatctgatatgcagatattttcaaatcccaaatacccaatatgcccaaatttgaatactggtggggttggggggggattgattttgtcatttgggagctgtagtggctgggatttatagttcacctacaatcaaagagcattctgaacaccaccaatgatgaaattgaaccaaacttggcacacagaagtcccatggccaagataaaatactgggaggatctggtggacattggccttgaatttttggagttgtagttcacctacatccagagagcactgtggactcaaacaatgatggatctagaccaaacttggcacgaatactcaatatgctgaaatgtgaacactggaggagtttgagaaaaatagactttgacatttgggagttgtagttgctgggatttatagttcacctacaatgaaataacattctgaaccctaccaatgatagaattggaccaaccttcccacacagaacccatgagaaacaaaatactatgttttctgatggtctttggcgacccctctgacaccccctcgcgacccccacaggggtcccgacccccaggttgagaaaaactgctaTAAGACAACCTTAGGTGACCTATGTGATTAACTCTCAGTCAGCTCGTTTTCCACCGAACAAAGACAAAGTTATAATTATGGTCATTATCAGATTAGGGAACCAAGTCCTCTGTACTTTAGACAgcatgttattgttgttcatttgtttagttgtttccgactcttcgtgacctcatggaccagcccacaccagagctcgcaatctgccgtcaccacccccagctcttttaaggtcaatccagtcacttatagaatcatagagttggaagagacctcatgggccatccagtccaatcctattctgccaagaagcaggaatattgcattcaaatcactcctgacagatggccatccagcctctgcttaaaagcttccaaagaaggagcctccaccacactccggggcagagttccaatgctgaacagctctcacagtcaggaagttcttcctcatgttcagatggaatctcctctcttgtagtttgaagccattgttccattgcgtcctagtctccagggaagcagaaaacaagcttgctccctcctccctgtggcttcctctcacatatttatacatggctctcatatcccctctcagctttctctttttcaggctaaacatgcccagctccttaagccgctcctcgtagggcttgttcttcagacccttgatctgctccctactccctgtggcttcctctcacatatttatacatggctctcatatctcctctcagccttctcttcttcaggctaaacagcacagctccttaagctgctcctcgtagggcttgttctccagacccttgttcattttagtcgccctcctctggacacattccagcttgtcaatatctctcttgaattgtggtgcccagaattggacacagtattccaggtgtgaagTCTTGGCCTAGTTTTTACTCCCCTCTGTTTGCTCCCTGGAGTTGGACTCTGGCTCATAGCCTGGTGGAAGGACCTTTTAGTCCATTCTAATTTGATATAGTTTTTAGTAGTTAGCCAGAacgtgtctggtctggcttagcagtctgaacaggccatccttagcacATATTTGCCTCAGAGACCAAAGTTTATAGATGTATTTTCCATAGAATATAGATGTATATGCCTCCATATAGAAGAATATAGATAGTGTTTGTCCAAAGAGTATACAAGTATACATGCATCATAGAATTGACCAATATTTGCCTTAGAGTCTATAGTTTATAGTATgttatatttgccttatagattacATAGTACATACATGCCCCAGTGTTCGTAGATAGTACATGTCACATAGAACTTAGAGTTTATACCATTATAGTTATATTTACCTCAGAGTTGTACCTTATACCTGTTCCTTATTATTCTAATTGTATACCATCATAATCAAATTGCACCTttgtataccttgttttgattcatcttgattgttcagtaaacttaattggttatttttagtcttgtctctagagttttattttggaggtattaaagtacatatagggtataccgatggtcactgggaaaatagccagacacatataGTTTTCCCTTAAATCTTCCCGATTGTGCCATCataccaggtgtggtctaaccaaagcggaatagagcatggggagcatgacttccctagatctagacactaggctcctcttgatgcaggccaaaatcccattggctttttttgcccccacatcacattgttggctcatgtttaacttgttgtccacgaggactccaagatctttttcacacgtcctgttcttgagccaggcatcgtcccccattctgtatctttgcattttgttttttctgcctaagtggagtatcttgcatttgtcactgttgaacttcattttgttagttttggcctagagttggaagagacctggtgggccatccagtccaactccattctgccaagaagaagggaaatcaccttcaaagcatccctgacagatgaccatccaacctttgtttcaaagcctccaaagaaggagcctccaccacacttcagggcagacagggagcgttccactgctgaacagctctctctctcacagtgaggaagttcttcctcatgttcaggtggaatctccttcctttcatgtcatttgaagccattgttccattgagtcctagtctccatggcagcagaaaacaatcctgctccctcctccctaggacttcccctcccatcttgatccatggccctcatcaggtctcctctcagccttctcttctgcaggctaaacatgcccaactctttgagTGTATTCCCTTACTTGAAAATATCGGGCACTCCAAGTTGTTGTATCTGCCTGTCCCAAAAGACAATGGAAAGGAAATCCCTCTTGCCCATCTACAGGACAGGGGATATGGAAGCTCCAGCTCTGGGTGGCTCAAGGATATCTGGTGAGGAGCAGTGGAAGACTCTGCACGGACCTTCGTAGCCTGTTCCACTGAGGCGCATCAATAGTCTGCCCCCTGTTTAACAGAGGGATTCAACTGCTAAATCAGCCTCTCTCCGTGGAACAGACCCCTGGgtctgaaaaggaagagagggaaggaccatgcttatttatttatttctcgtgtcagggcagccagtcagttatattacatttctaacagaacaaagcaaacacacagagaaaatacaaaatgtgtgagtttggtagtggattaaatgtcttttgaccagtatttggccacttggagtgcttcttgtgttgctgcaagaaggtcctccatgatgCATGTGgtaaggctcaggttgcattgcagcaggtggtctctggtttgctcttctccgcactcgcatgtcaaggattccactctgtagccccatttcttaagattggctctgcatctcgtggtgccagagcgcagtctgttcagcgccttccaagtcacctggtcctctgcccaggggggagtttctcatttggtatcagccattggttgaggttctgggtttgagcctgccacttttggactctcgcttgctgaggtgttccagcgagtgtctctgtagatcttagaaaactatgtctggatttaagtcgttgacgtgctggctgatacccaaacagaggtgagctggagatgtctctgccttggtcctttcactattggctgccacttcccggcggacgtCAGGtagtgcgataccggctagacagtgtaatttctccagtggtgtagggcgcaggcaccccgtaaTATTGCGGCATGTCtcaataagagccacatccactgttttagtgtggtgagatgtgttccacactgggcatgcatactcagcagcagagtagcacagcatcttcgtagacggctgattctctcaatccagaagcaaccagcatgcaagcaagcaagggaCCATGCTCAAAAGCAATAACTGTGGATGAACTGCGCAAGCTTCACAGCTGGCAAAACAGATGTGTTTCCTGTTTAAACTCTAGATTGACCAGTCCttgaatgggagggagggaaggccatCTTGTTTTGTGCCAAAGCCACCTGGCAGAAAGGGCTCGCTCACAAGCCCAGCAAAAGTGCATGAGGACTCTCCTCCTGTCACTCACTGGCTCAGAGCTCCTTGAACCCCCAAGAGTGGTTGGAGGGCAGGctgtttgtgaatccaatgtagttgcatagaatctgtatgtctggcTGTCCAATGCCATTCCTTGTCGAAATATTTTTTTGTAATCTGATGTCCcatctcacactggaaattgcaataaaaagaacctatgctttaaagcagtgtttctcaaccatcctaatgtcgcgaccccttaatacagttcctcatgttgtggtgacccccaaccatacaaataatttcgtggctacttcataactcttaattttgctaccgttatcaatcgtaatgtaaatatctgatatgcaggatgcattttcattcactggaccaaatttacccGATACGCccgatggggttgggggggattgattttgtcatttggaagctgtagttgctgggatttatagttcacctacaatcaaagaactccaccaacgatgacagtgtttctcaacctgggggtcaggacccctggtggggtcgccagggggtgtcagaggggtcaccaaataccaccagaaaacacagtattttctgttggtcatggaggttctgtgtgggaagtttggcctactTCAAtctttggtagggttcagaatgctctttgattctaggtgaactataaatcccagtaactacaacttccaaatgtcaaggtctattttccccaaactccatcagtgtttttttttattagaattttattaattttatatagattacagtgaaagagtgagaacaataaagtataagaaagtgaggaaatgaagaaaaaaaaagaaaaaagaagaagcaaaaagtatgctaaaatcccaaataacccctaaatttttttttaaaaaaaataactacaaaaatacacaaaacgcacaaaaaaagagaaaagaaaaacaaaaaaatgacttccattccatcttcttggatcatatcttgttattattcaaaaatataaaataagttctaaacgaaattgtctctcttgtttcttattttcccaatttgtccagatattcatggagattatcccagttcgttcttcttagtatcatacctgtatttttcttcaacaaaaaagtcaattcatccatgtcctatCTCATCCCGTATTTTCTTCTTTGTGAATTGGACTCGGTATATTTGATCGACCTCTTGCtcaagctcatcctcctccacctccaagaCCCTGGCCAGGAGATTTAACACTGTTGACCTTATGTCTTCCTTTGAATCTTCTTGCATATTTCTTACCTTAATTGATaatccatttgtttttgtagtaatttttcttgttctaattccattctttctttttgtttctccagTGACTTAATTTTCTTCATAATTTTCGCCTGTGTCTCATCTGTTTCAATTTTCCCGCTTTTAAAACTTCCACCTCGCCTGCCAGATTGTTTAGTTCTTTCTTCAACTctccaaactcttccttcatttcttttttcatatctttAAGATCCTTATCTAATTTCTTGTAATGTTCTTCTTGTTTTTTATAGTATTCTTCTTGTTTGTCTGTCATATCCTTCTTCATGGCATCTTGTTTTTCAGAAAGCTTCTTAATCTCCTTTAGAATATTCTTCATATTCACTCCTCTATCTAAAGATCCTCTTCTCAGCTGATTTTAAATGCCtctaattaattttattaattttattatcgtCTGCTTCTCGGCCTGGTCTTATTttgcgtctgcttctcgtcctcatCCGCTGCccgtctgcttctcctcctcgtccGTCGATCGTCTACTTCTCCTCCTTGTCTGTCgcccgtctgcttctcttcctcgtctTTATTCTTTAAATTCCTCCTTTATTGCCTTCAGAGAATGATCTGTGTCTTAATTATTAGACCTCTTCCTGCCTCCGTTTGCCTCTTCTGCCCTTCTTTGCTTTGCTATCTTCTTCACTTCTGCCCTTGTGCTCTTATGCTCTTCTCTCCCCTTTAAAACCTTTTTGGACctttggactaccactcccagcCTGCACTGCTCTCTTCTTCCTGTGTTGTTCCACAGCAGCCTTCCGTTTCGTCAGTTCCTATCTTGCTTTTCTTcaattgtttataaagaaggccaGCGTAGACCAAACAACAATGGAGCCAAGGTCGTTTCTCCTCACACTGTAAGCTAATTCAATTTCTTGTAGTGCCCATTAAAGTCTCTAATTTAGATAGCAGTGCGGGGGTGTAGCCTAATGTTTAGAGGAGAGTACAAGGGTCTATTTTCtttgatacttttaaaaatacatataccaAATCCTTTAGACTTTAAAGTTCATCCAATTTAAAATCAACTTATAAAAACACTCTTCTTATTATAGATTTTCTCCTTTactatcttcttttcttcttataaAAGTACTTGATTTAATCCCTCTTTGCCTAGATTCCGAGGGGTAGGTCCCTCCCCCTCTTATATTACCTTGAAGATGaaatttcttctttcaggaaCACAGTCCCTTTAGCCCCCTAATGTGGGGGTTCATTCTTCTTTAGAATTCTTATCTTAAAAATGGGGTGGAGGCGGTTGGACAAGCTCAGCCGAGCCTGATCCTGTAGAGCAGCCCGCTCCCCTTTTGGTGCTCTCAGATCCTTCGATTCCCCCTTAATAGGGGGGCCTTGGGGTCTTCAAAGCACCCAGGGGATTTACGATCACCTTCGCCTTTGATCCGGTCAAAGGTGGGGAGCTATAGCTCGACCTCGCCACTCAAAACAGGTCCTCCCTGAGAGAGCTTTCCCTCAGCGAGGCTTCCCCGTCGCCATTCCCACCGGAAGTGCTCgcttcggcagcacatatactaaaattggaacgatacagagATTAACATggcccaaactccatcagtgttcacatctgggcatattgaaaattcgtgccaagtttggtccagatccatcattgtctgtgTCCACAGTGTAagctggatgtaagtgaactacaactcctaaaactcaaggtcagtgcccaccaaacccttccagtattttctgttggtcatgggagttctgtgtgccaagtttgattcaattccatcattggtggagttcagaatgctctttgattgtaggtgaactataaatcccagcaactacaactcccacaggacaaaatcattaccctcccccaatcccaccagtattcaaatttgggtgtattgggtatttgtgccaaatttggtccagtgtatgaaaatacatcctgcatattggatatttacattgctattcataacggctctccatgcagtcatgccggccacatgaccttagaggtgtctgcggacaacgctggctctccggcttagaaatggagatgagcaccacaccccagagtcagacatgactggacttaatgtcaggggactacctttacctttacctttttattcataacagtagcaaaatgacagttatgaagtagcaatgaaactaaatttaaggttgggggtcaccacaacatgaggaagcgtattaaggggtcatggcattaggaaggttgagaaacactgaactatggaattaaaccaaacatagcacacagaacccccatgaccaacagaaaatactggaagggtttggtggggactggccttgagttttggagttgtagttcaccgacattcagagagcattgtggactcaaacaatctggaacaaacttgacatgaatactcaatatgcccaaatgtggacactggtggactttgggggaaacagaccttgacatttgggagttgtaattgctgagatttctagttcacctataatcaaagagctttccgaatcccactaacaacagaattggaccaaacttcccacacagaacccccatgaccaacagaaaatacttttttttatagtctttggcgacccctctgacacctccccccccccccccaagggttgagaaacactgctttaaagtcattgaaaagtcattcaagatatctaaggaagtcatgctccccatgctctattctgctttggttagaccacatctggaatattgtgttcagcattggaactctgccccggagtgtggtggaggctccttctttggaagcttttaagcagaggctggatgtccatctgtcaggggtgatttgaatgcaatattcctgcttcttggcagaatagggttggagtggatggcccaggaggtctcttccaactctttgattctatgatgatgatgattattattatggctatgcagcatacaaggttggctctcccagtcaggtcCCGGTCATTGTGTGCGTGCTGCAAGCTGAgacatagagggagacataggaAGTGAAAataaaagtctcctcagtgaagtgaggagcaggacgctCTACTTTAggaattgtgtgtcctcagggggaagaagtaaagctgtggctgacattttactcagcactgtaggccatgcgccgagcacactTGATCTCTCCTCtatgcttggagtctcagaaacagccctccccttggctgagaggccaggcaatcacaatggaggagggctttgggtgggaggattcaccatctgtttccaaaaaggaagagaaagacaggcagagagatcttcagccttctctgccaaatcgcttcctaagaccatcagaaatacatgttttctgatggtctttggtgacccctctgaaaccccctcatgaccctccccggAGTCCTGACTCTCAGGTTGAGAAGCGCTATTCTAGGGGATCAAGAAGCAATtgggataatgataataatgttgtTTGGTTGTACATTCGttcagaagaaaggaaagcttagagaagacaattatgccgggggaaatggaagggaaaaggaagaggggccaaccaagggcaagatggatggatggcatccatgaagtgactggattgaccttgaaggagctgggggtggccacagctgacagagagctctggcgtggactggtccatgaggtcacgaagagtcggaaacgactgaacgaatgaataacataaggccatatttatttattatttatttatttgctttatttctataccgcgtttctcaacctataatattatttatttatttatttatttcttgcatttattgaccgcccctctcagcccgggggcgactcggggcggtgcacaacaacaaagaagacagtgtacagtgagttaggacgatacaaaccagacagatacaacataacatatacttatactaaaaatccgcttcgtcaagtcctggggtcatagccaaaaattcgtagtcctagttcattccagtgtcgattcaactacactcaattgaaggcctgctcaaagagccatgtttttaggcccctacggaaggccatcaaggagggcgcctgtctaacttcagcagggagagtgttccacagccggggggccaccaccgagaaggcccgctccctcgtccccgccagacgtgcctcaatgcggtttacacaatattaattaccacaacaataataattaaaacacagcatacccaatagcaaacacacaaccattcatacaatgcctcgatcgcaaacaagatccagtctcatatccttatgccgttcctatattcagtttaccgtcattctgtgtacaattgcgctgattagccaaacgcttgctcaaaaagccaggttttgagcttcttcctaaatgccagcaacgaaggggcctgtctgatgtcgtttggtagggcattccataaccgaggggccaccaccgagaaggccctgtctctcgttcccgccagccgtgcctgtgacgcaggcggaaccgagagcagggcctccccggacgatcttaatgtccgtgttcAATAATGGTTTGGAGCTGAACTAGaactggtcatagaatcatagaatcatagaatcctacagttggaagagacctcctgggccatccagtccaaccccattctgccaagaagcaggaatattgcattcaaatcacccctgacagatggccatccagtcattctcaaaagtcttcaagctcttatgaaaggaggggagggatggggcctgtcttatttcctttggaagtgTGTTACAGAGGCGGgggtccaccaccgagaaggccctctctctcgtccccaccaacctacttatgacggtggtgggagcgagaggagggcctccccggaagattttAGACTCTgtggagatgcgatcgcggagataggcggggaTAAGTCTCTTTTATTTGGTCTTTGATTTCTGTCATTTGGTTTaaatgatttcttttctttttcctcaaagaaagaaagaaagaaatcggCAGAAGAATGCGAAACTCAAGGATCCAGCTGTAACACGGAAAAACAGGTGTTTGGGAAGCAAAAGAGAATGAAAACTGAAAACATAACCCaagtggaagaagagaagagcTCCTCttccttccagcacgctgatcaTGCTGAACCTCTAACTTCAGAATCAAATAACATGGAGTGCGCTGACTGTGGGGAAGTGTGCAAATGTCACACACAGTTAAACATAGATGCCGATCCTCACAAAGGAGGTAAACCgtacaaatgcatggaatgtggaatgaattttaGTCAGTCCAATTATTTGAAGTCAcatgaaaaaacacacacaggggagaaaccatacaaatgcatggaatgtggaaagggctTCAGCAAAAAAGCAAATCTACAAGTACATCAAAGAatacacacaggagagaagccatacaagtgcatggaatgcggaaagagcttcagcGATGGCGGATCATATAGTAAACATCTAAGagttcacacaggagaaaaaccatatatatgtatggaatgtggaaagacctTCAGTAACCGTACACAACTTTGTggacatcaaagaacccacacaggggagaaaccatacatttgcatggaatgtggaaagggctTCAGTGAGAATGCaaatctacgtagacatcaaagaacacacacaggagagaagccgtacgaatgcatggaatgtggaatgaGCTTCAGTTacagtggaagtctacgttcgcaccaaaggacccacacaggagagaaaccctatgaatgcatggaatgtggaaagagcttcactcggaaTTCAGCTCTCCGTGTACATCAGAAAagacacacaggggagaaaccacacaaatgcatggaatgtgggaagagcttcagtcAAAGAGAACAACTACATTTACATCAATACAcccatacaggggagaagccatacgaATGcacagaatgtggaaagagcttcagtaatAGGAAAGCATGGAATCTACATCTCAGGACTCACTC
This genomic interval from Anolis sagrei isolate rAnoSag1 chromosome 2, rAnoSag1.mat, whole genome shotgun sequence contains the following:
- the LOC137096244 gene encoding zinc finger protein 658B-like isoform X1, translating into MKTENITQVEEEKSSSSFQHADHAEPLTSESNNMECADCGEVCKCHTQLNIDADPHKGGKPYKCMECGMNFSQSNYLKSHEKTHTGEKPYKCMECGKGFSKKANLQVHQRIHTGEKPYKCMECGKSFSDGGSYSKHLRVHTGEKPYICMECGKTFSNRTQLCGHQRTHTGEKPYICMECGKGFSENANLRRHQRTHTGEKPYECMECGMSFSYSGSLRSHQRTHTGEKPYECMECGKSFTRNSALRVHQKRHTGEKPHKCMECGKSFSQREQLHLHQYTHTGEKPYECTECGKSFSNRKAWNLHLRTHSGEKPYKCVECDKTFRCSSNLQSHKKSHREEKPYKCMVCGKHFSRACHLRVHERTHSGDKPYKCTECGKSFSQMANLRVHERTHTGERPYECIECGMGFCDSGSCNKHLRTHTGEKPYECVECGRSFSCSSNLHAHERTHTGEKPHECSECGMSFSTSSSLQSHQKTHTGEKPHECMECGKSFSHGYTLQAHQRTHTGEKPYQCMECGKSFRSSGHLRAHLRTHTGEKPYKCMECGKAFSRSGNLHAHHRTHTGEKPYECTECGKSFRDIGHLHAHHRTHMGKTT